Proteins co-encoded in one Hyla sarda isolate aHylSar1 chromosome 4, aHylSar1.hap1, whole genome shotgun sequence genomic window:
- the LOC130267757 gene encoding E3 ubiquitin/ISG15 ligase TRIM25-like yields the protein MASADLSDELLCSICLSTFTAPVTLRCGHNFCRDCIDQVLNTQDGSGVYSCPECREQSQERPTLIKNITLHNVAERFRSTQPRQKEITGIYCTYCVDSPAPAVRSCLMCEASLCDKHLKVHSKGPDHVLTDPRTSLENRKCPIHKKILEYYCTGDNTCICVSCSLIGNHRGHNIESLDLASEEKKKKLRNVLQILITKREKTEERVRSLEERWRKAQEKSSGEAERVTALFIDIRRRLDDLEKRILSEISRQEEKMSLSDVIQKLEIKKNELSRKMRDIEELCNMMDPLTVLLDPDTGDLCDPEEGGGDEDTGGHDTTHDVDVDVITGMLHAGFSDIVTYLQTISPPKPKRPQPPSVRSLPSHTQASPVSGPQYGGDGVIVTTGGEGAAAGEGGVYGQGPADILLDVNTAGYNLLISDDMKTATWTITKQNHPETAERFQDYYQVMSSGRFSSGRHYWDVEIRRSELWRVGMCYPSIDRRGHQSGIGNNNKSWCLVGGRWCNNHCSVRHDSKEIQLPHQISSDRFRICLDYEAGQLSFYELCDPIRHLHTFTTTFTEPLHAVLYVYDGSIKISGGGAAVRRHHHRGNLPRGW from the coding sequence ATGGCGTCTGCTGATCTGAGTGACGAgctgctctgctccatctgtcTGAGCACTTTTACAGCTCCTGTAACCCTGAGATGTGGACACAACTTCTGCCGGGACTGTATTGATCAGGTCCTGAATACACAGGACGGGTCTGGAGTTTATTCCTGTCCTGAATGTAGAGAACAGTCCCAGGAGCGGCCAACACTGATAAAGAACATAACTCTACATAATGTAGCAGAACGTTTCCGATCTACTCAGCCACGTCAGAAGGAGATCACCGGGATCTACTGCACTTACTGTGTGGACTCTCCTGCACCTGCTGTGAGATCCTGTCTGATGTGTGAGGCTTCTCTGTGTGATAAACACCTGAAAGTTCACAGCAAGGGACCAGATCATGTCCTGACTGATCCTAGAACTTCCCTGGAGAACAGGAAATGTCCCATCCATAAGAAGATCCTGGAAtattactgtactggggacaATACTTGTATCTGTGTGTCCTGCAGTTTGATTGGAAACCACAGAGGACATAACATAGAGTCTCTAGATTTGGCCTctgaggagaagaagaagaagctgAGAAATGTTCTGCAGATTCTGATCACAAAGAGAGAGAAGACTGAGGAAAGAGTCCGGAGTCTGGAGGAACGCTGGAGAAAAGCTCAAGAAAAATCATCTGGAGAAGCGGAGAGAGTCACTGCCCTGTTTATAGACATCAGGAGACGGCTGGACGACCTGGAGAAGAGGATCCTGAGTGAAATCTCCAGGCAGGAGGAGAAGATGTCACTGTCTGATGTCATCCAGAAGCTGGAGATAAAGAAGAACGAGCTGTCCAGGAAGATGAGGGACATTGAGGAGCTGTGTAACATGATGGATCCACTGACTGTCTTACTGGATCCAGACACAGGTGACTTGTGTGATcctgaggaggggggaggtgatgaggacacagggggACATGATACCACACATGATGTAGATGTGGATGTGATTACAGGGATGTTACATGCAGGTTTCTCTGATATAGTGACATATCTACAGACCATCTCACCCCCCAAACCAAAGAGGCCACAGCCCCCCAGTGTCCGATCTCTGCCCAGTCATACACAAGCTTCACCTGTGTCAGGTCCACAATATGGGGGCGATGGTGTAATAGTCacgactgggggggagggggcggctGCAGGAGAGGGAGGGGTCTATGGGCAGGGTCCTGCAGACATATTACTGGATGTAAACACAGCTGGTTATAATCTCCTTATATCAGACGACATGAAAACTGCAACCTGGACAATTACAAAGCAGAATCATCCAGAAACAGCAGAGAGATTCCAGGATTATTATCAGGTGATGAGCAGCGGGAGATTCTCCTCAGGACGACATTACTGGGATGTGGAGATCAGGAGATCAGAATTGTGGAGAGTGGGGATGTGTTATCCCAGTATAGACAGGAGGGGACATCAGTCAGGTATTGGCAATAATAACAAGTCCTGGTGTTTAGTTGGAGGGCGGTGGTGTAATAATCATTGTTCAGTGAGACATGACAGTAAAGAGATCCAGTTACCTCACCAGATCTCCAGTGATAGATTCAGGATCTGTCTAGATTATGAGGCCGGGCAGCTGTCCTTTTATGAGCTGTGTGACCCCATCAGACACTTACACACCTTCACCACCACCTTCACCGAGCCCCTTCAtgctgtattatatgtatatgatgGTTCTATAAAGATATCAGGGGGAGGAGCAGCTGTGAGGAGACATCATCATAGAGGAAATCTGCCCAGAGGCTGGTGA